The following coding sequences lie in one Pontibacter sp. G13 genomic window:
- the coaE gene encoding dephospho-CoA kinase (Dephospho-CoA kinase (CoaE) performs the final step in coenzyme A biosynthesis.), giving the protein MLHVGITGGIGSGKSWVCSQFKDRGYVVYEADLRAKMLMTNDAQLVADVKQLFGEKAYFPDGSLNRKLIGGIVFQDPAKLQALNQVVHPATARDYQHWSNHEIPSDYPHAFVLKEAAILFESGAYHLSDAVLAVYAPKSLRLTRTMNRDETDEASVLARMDKQWPESRKWQLADFTIINDGAHEVRPQVEEAIEFFNQMAHNGR; this is encoded by the coding sequence ATGCTTCACGTAGGTATCACCGGAGGAATCGGCTCCGGCAAGTCTTGGGTGTGCTCCCAGTTCAAGGATCGTGGCTATGTGGTCTATGAGGCCGATCTTCGTGCCAAAATGCTGATGACCAACGACGCCCAACTCGTCGCCGATGTCAAGCAACTCTTCGGAGAGAAAGCCTATTTCCCCGACGGAAGCCTCAACCGCAAATTGATCGGCGGGATCGTATTTCAAGATCCTGCCAAGCTCCAAGCCCTGAATCAGGTCGTCCATCCCGCTACTGCCCGAGACTATCAGCATTGGTCAAACCACGAAATTCCTTCGGACTACCCACACGCCTTTGTCCTCAAGGAAGCCGCTATCCTGTTCGAATCCGGGGCCTACCACCTTTCAGATGCCGTATTGGCTGTCTACGCGCCTAAATCGCTTCGATTGACCCGAACGATGAATCGCGATGAGACCGACGAAGCCAGTGTATTGGCACGAATGGACAAACAATGGCCAGAGTCTAGGAAATGGCAATTGGCAGACTTCACGATTATCAATGACGGGGCGCATGAAGTACGTCCTCAGGTGGAGGAAGCCATCGAGTTTTTCAACCAAATGGCCCACAATGGCAGATGA
- a CDS encoding alpha/beta hydrolase, translated as MRSSFIALTALISMLFMGCSSSEGPEAMIAEYFHVEVETAHLPVLVRGNIGSDKLLIYLQGGPGGSALDFAEVDYPYWKETLEQSYAIAYYDQRGTGTNQGKLDLETITIEQYIADVRAIVEVLSIRYPDAELYLMGHSFGGYLAMEYLATYTGDERIKATMSIDGPITNDSDPERWGFRQDYLENLAIDQLQQGGDSSIWVEALGWVQAIDTIDSREARIQWNTYVSNKLVETERPLATSEILRMLFNSPYGAIPAYMDGKVYETLVKQLFEDWRDRRMIDRLDQIRAPIWLISGRYDDIVPPEEMAFAAANLIHASVTLEIFPESGHEPFMDAPADFAAKVHEMVDD; from the coding sequence ATGAGATCTTCTTTCATCGCCTTAACGGCCCTGATTTCCATGCTATTTATGGGTTGCAGTTCTTCGGAAGGACCTGAAGCAATGATTGCAGAGTATTTTCATGTAGAAGTCGAAACGGCGCATTTGCCTGTGCTGGTTCGGGGAAATATAGGTAGCGACAAGCTACTCATTTACCTGCAAGGAGGCCCGGGGGGATCTGCCCTTGATTTTGCCGAGGTGGATTATCCGTATTGGAAAGAAACGCTGGAACAGTCCTATGCAATTGCCTACTATGACCAGCGAGGAACTGGGACCAATCAGGGGAAATTGGATCTGGAAACCATCACTATCGAACAGTATATCGCAGATGTCCGGGCGATTGTAGAAGTGCTGTCGATCCGTTATCCAGATGCTGAGTTGTATCTCATGGGCCATAGCTTCGGGGGGTATCTGGCCATGGAATATTTGGCGACCTATACAGGGGATGAGCGCATCAAGGCCACGATGTCTATTGATGGGCCCATTACGAATGATTCTGATCCCGAGCGTTGGGGATTTCGCCAAGATTATCTGGAAAATCTCGCCATTGACCAATTGCAACAGGGAGGGGACTCTTCGATCTGGGTGGAAGCACTTGGTTGGGTTCAGGCCATCGATACCATCGATTCACGCGAAGCCCGTATTCAATGGAATACTTATGTGAGCAACAAATTGGTGGAAACGGAACGCCCCCTTGCCACAAGTGAGATTCTCCGGATGCTGTTTAATTCTCCCTATGGGGCCATTCCTGCATACATGGATGGGAAAGTCTATGAAACGCTTGTGAAACAGCTATTCGAGGATTGGCGGGATCGGAGGATGATTGATCGTCTGGACCAGATTCGCGCACCGATTTGGCTGATATCGGGTCGCTACGACGATATTGTGCCGCCAGAAGAGATGGCATTTGCAGCTGCGAACCTCATCCATGCTTCGGTGACCCTTGAAATATTTCCCGAATCTGGCCATGAACCGTTTATGGATGCTCCAGCAGATTTTGCCGCAAAGGTTCATGAGATGGTGGATGACTGA
- the yajC gene encoding preprotein translocase subunit YajC produces the protein MNPLMFILLQADAGGAAAEGGGGLFGLGEGGMSPMFLLVAMIIIFYFFMIRPQQKKQKEEQKFREGLSKGDKVVSIGGIHGTVEKVDEASVLVKVDGDTKLRFDKQALRGAPQATE, from the coding sequence ATGAACCCATTGATGTTTATCTTGCTCCAAGCCGATGCAGGCGGAGCAGCAGCTGAAGGTGGAGGTGGTCTATTTGGCTTGGGAGAAGGAGGCATGTCTCCAATGTTCCTGCTCGTAGCCATGATCATCATTTTCTACTTCTTCATGATTCGTCCTCAGCAAAAGAAGCAGAAGGAAGAGCAGAAATTCCGTGAAGGCCTTTCCAAAGGAGACAAAGTCGTTTCCATCGGAGGTATCCACGGTACCGTTGAGAAGGTAGATGAGGCAAGTGTCCTCGTCAAAGTCGATGGAGACACCAAACTCCGATTCGACAAGCAGGCCCTCCGCGGTGCTCCTCAAGCAACTGAATAA
- a CDS encoding DUF1573 domain-containing protein, whose product MKKILSFCMAAIVGLGLYSCGSDNGSADAAPAVAAPTTTPTSANTPPAPAKPPHQEQAEAMSPTTVEWYEETYNYGQVPSGTVVAHRFSFKNTGDQPLKLTKVKPSCGCTTPEWSQEEIAPGAEGFIDVKFNSAGKSGMQNKSITVTGNFANFNKILKISGEVTAAE is encoded by the coding sequence ATGAAGAAGATTCTTTCCTTTTGCATGGCAGCGATCGTAGGATTGGGCCTGTACTCTTGTGGATCCGACAACGGCTCCGCTGACGCTGCTCCTGCTGTTGCAGCTCCAACGACTACCCCAACTTCTGCCAATACGCCTCCAGCACCGGCAAAGCCACCTCATCAAGAGCAGGCTGAAGCAATGTCTCCTACTACCGTAGAATGGTATGAGGAAACTTACAACTACGGACAGGTACCATCCGGAACTGTAGTTGCTCACCGTTTTTCCTTCAAGAACACTGGCGACCAGCCTTTGAAACTGACCAAGGTAAAGCCTTCTTGCGGATGTACTACTCCTGAGTGGTCTCAAGAAGAAATTGCCCCTGGAGCTGAAGGATTCATCGACGTGAAATTCAACTCTGCTGGCAAGTCTGGCATGCAGAACAAGTCCATCACCGTAACAGGTAACTTCGCGAACTTCAACAAAATCCTGAAGATCAGCGGCGAGGTAACTGCAGCGGAATAG
- a CDS encoding T9SS type A sorting domain-containing protein — MTYRSAIMATCACAMLGLAMAVPAHAQLNPGDMMFVGYNADTTDGFTIVALADLPANTLIHFNDNEWNGSDVGAGGAFTSSTEGEITWHTGDSEIEAGTVVDFQEVNNESNAGYGASIGSLRGSLNLNATNEVLYAFTGPDSVTPSQFLTAFANDQFSSSFGTLNGTGLTSGINALEISGDEDILVYYGPTNCGFSPSACLSALVDPANWATQDGGGNQANDGTFPDIPADLIDEISSSTLPVVWGALNGVWTSEQSVLIEWEVLAEENHSFYLIERTTEYGEWEFLDLMIKSTHSGHSRIFKAEDLAPSPGISYYRIRQVDIDGSYSFSPIVAVQSMESPSQGTGFPNPCDHTFTLQFPAGQVGTLKILDALGRQVQQLVSIEETQLSSIRLSVADLAPGRYVVQLGGLYWHMVKQ; from the coding sequence ATGACTTACCGCTCGGCAATCATGGCGACCTGTGCGTGCGCCATGTTAGGACTGGCAATGGCCGTCCCTGCCCATGCCCAATTGAATCCCGGAGACATGATGTTCGTCGGATATAATGCCGATACGACCGATGGATTTACCATTGTAGCACTCGCGGATCTCCCAGCCAACACGTTGATCCATTTCAATGACAATGAGTGGAATGGAAGCGACGTCGGAGCAGGAGGCGCATTCACTTCTAGCACCGAGGGGGAAATCACCTGGCATACTGGAGATAGCGAGATCGAGGCGGGAACGGTCGTGGACTTTCAAGAAGTGAATAACGAGTCCAACGCGGGCTATGGAGCAAGTATCGGCAGCCTTAGAGGAAGCCTCAATCTCAACGCTACCAATGAAGTCCTGTATGCCTTCACGGGGCCTGATAGTGTGACCCCTTCGCAGTTTCTGACGGCATTTGCCAATGACCAATTCTCTTCGAGCTTTGGTACCCTCAATGGAACAGGATTGACTTCCGGAATCAACGCACTGGAAATTTCCGGTGATGAGGACATCTTGGTGTACTATGGGCCCACGAACTGCGGATTCTCGCCCTCAGCTTGCCTCTCCGCACTGGTTGATCCTGCCAACTGGGCCACCCAAGATGGTGGAGGCAACCAAGCCAATGATGGAACTTTCCCAGACATTCCCGCGGATTTGATTGATGAAATTTCAAGCTCTACCCTCCCGGTAGTTTGGGGGGCATTGAACGGGGTCTGGACATCTGAGCAATCCGTCTTGATCGAATGGGAAGTGTTGGCGGAAGAAAACCATAGTTTCTACTTGATCGAGCGCACGACGGAGTATGGCGAATGGGAATTCCTAGATCTCATGATCAAATCCACCCATTCAGGGCATAGTCGAATATTCAAAGCGGAAGACCTTGCTCCTTCGCCAGGGATCAGCTACTATCGAATCAGACAAGTGGATATCGACGGCAGCTATAGCTTTTCTCCAATTGTAGCAGTTCAATCTATGGAGAGCCCTTCCCAAGGTACAGGATTTCCCAATCCGTGCGATCATACCTTTACGCTTCAATTTCCAGCAGGACAGGTTGGCACACTCAAAATATTGGATGCTTTAGGACGCCAAGTACAACAGCTTGTCAGCATAGAGGAAACGCAGCTCAGTTCCATACGGCTTTCTGTGGCAGATCTCGCTCCGGGGCGCTATGTCGTTCAGCTTGGAGGATTATATTGGCACATGGTCAAACAATAA